A single genomic interval of Armatimonadota bacterium harbors:
- a CDS encoding TIGR02757 family protein, with amino-acid sequence MMPIQPFPRLLITFSSEGYNERSMDFSDIEQAYSDAPWDLWIEKDPVSFVRRFDDPRDQEIAGLIAASLAYGRIGSILPSVERVLAAMDWQPWRFVTGCDPECEAQRFDDCTHRFHTPRSVVVTLAVVRRALEHHGSLHALFLSGYSEADSDVRPGLTAFVNELRGFAHDLDGAGSYGLRHFLASPADGSACKRLNLYLRWMVRNESPDVGAWPGISPAKLLIPVDVHVARIAKCLGWTTRLSADMRMSLEITDVLRRLDPADPIRFDFVLSHLGMDGLAPGT; translated from the coding sequence ATGATGCCAATCCAGCCATTTCCTCGTTTGCTCATCACCTTCTCGTCGGAGGGCTACAATGAACGGAGTATGGACTTCTCCGACATCGAGCAGGCTTACTCCGACGCGCCATGGGACCTCTGGATCGAGAAAGACCCCGTCTCCTTCGTGCGCCGGTTCGACGATCCGCGCGATCAGGAGATCGCCGGCCTGATCGCCGCGTCGCTCGCCTATGGACGCATCGGTTCCATCCTGCCCTCCGTGGAGCGGGTTCTGGCGGCGATGGACTGGCAGCCCTGGCGTTTCGTCACGGGATGCGACCCCGAGTGCGAGGCGCAGCGTTTCGATGACTGCACGCACCGCTTTCACACGCCGCGTTCGGTGGTTGTTACACTGGCGGTGGTTCGACGCGCGCTGGAGCACCACGGCAGCCTGCACGCGTTGTTTCTGAGCGGTTATTCAGAGGCCGATAGCGACGTGCGTCCAGGGTTGACCGCGTTCGTCAACGAACTGCGCGGTTTCGCGCACGACCTGGATGGCGCCGGTTCCTACGGGCTGCGGCACTTTCTGGCATCGCCGGCTGACGGCTCCGCGTGCAAGCGGCTGAACCTGTACCTGCGTTGGATGGTCCGCAACGAATCGCCCGACGTTGGGGCGTGGCCGGGAATAAGCCCCGCCAAACTGTTGATCCCGGTTGACGTCCACGTCGCCCGCATCGCGAAATGTCTCGGCTGGACCACGAGGTTATCCGCCGATATGCGGATGTCTCTTGAGATAACGGACGTCCTGCGCCGCCTGGATCCGGCAGACCCGATTCGCTTCGATTTTGTGCTCAGCCACCTCGGCATGGACGGCCTGGCACCCGGCACCTGA